The proteins below come from a single Eucalyptus grandis isolate ANBG69807.140 chromosome 3, ASM1654582v1, whole genome shotgun sequence genomic window:
- the LOC104431016 gene encoding 50S ribosomal protein L18 — protein sequence MLKQAFRNLCTNSVLLHGVDISRHGVFVPACGIHSGQPHLAPRSFFGVEDYLDDNNSRPYTYQKGKKSKNPNKHVSFKQRTIAYMEPFTLDVFISKRFVSASLTHRVTCKQVAVAGTNSKDIKAVLKSRSDIPACLAVGQILADRAREADVYTASYTPRERDKFEGKIRAVVQSLIDSGIDIKVYLD from the exons ATGTTGAAGCAAGCTTTTCGCAACCTGTGCACTAATAGCGTTCTACTGCATGGTGTTGATATCTCTCGACATGGTGTCTTTGTGCCGGCATGTGGTATCCACAGTGGGCAG CCTCATTTAGCACCAAGAAGTTTCTTTGGAGTTGAAGACTACTTGGATGATAACAACAGCCGGCCATACACTTACCAAAAGGGGAAGAAGTCAAAGAATCCGAATAAGCATGTGTCCTTCAAACAGCGCACCATAGCCTACATGGAGCCTTTCACGCTAGATGTTTTCATCTCCAAGCGCTTCGTCTCAGCTTCACTGACTCACAGGGTCACATGCAAGCAGGTCGCTGTTGCGGGTACCAATTCTAAGGACATCAAAGCTGTACTCAAGTCTCGATCGGATATACCTGCATGCTTGGCTGTAGGCCAGATTTTGGCGGACCGGGCGAGGGAAGCTGACGTGTACACTGCTTCTTATACTCCAAGAGAGAGGGACAAGTTTGAAGGAAAAATCAGAGCAGTAGTTCAGTCTCTGATTGACAGTGGCATCGATATTAAAGTTTATCTTGACTGA
- the LOC104431044 gene encoding LOW QUALITY PROTEIN: protein BONZAI 3 (The sequence of the model RefSeq protein was modified relative to this genomic sequence to represent the inferred CDS: inserted 1 base in 1 codon): protein MALNMVVTLAPVSSKLNYEEEEEKAKSTERVNSDVDLIRHDPVRQAAQVARSFFSEISVRFQQQQQHRFQPTFRERERERERERDGGCFSDVKGGQQAVGGXQQRPLGGGAVGGGGGGGGGGNNGGYNDAVDLFFRARGQHGLFSQIELSLSASKLRDCDAMSKSDPMAVVYLRKTDGMLEELGRTEVILNSLDPAWIEKISLAYHFETVQHLVFHVYDVDTKYHNVPVKTLKLKDQEFIGEASCVLSEIVTKRTWSLTLSLHNKNLQVGLRDLGTLTIRAEESVASRTAVEIMFRCSHLENKDKFSKSDPFLRISRVVESGGSHPICKTEVINNNLNPSWTPLCLSMQQFGSKENPLVIECFDFDTSGNHALIGKLQKSMADLEKLHKERNGANFTLPASHHSHEKVLKSQLFVDQFCEKQQYSFLDYISSGFELTFMVAVDFTASNGNPRNPDSLHYIDPSGRYNSYQQAIMEVGEVIQFYDSDRRFTAWGFGGRAYDGTVSHCFNLNGSPDGYEVEGVEGIMAAYAGALHNVSLAGPTLFGQVINRAAQIAGQSLSYSHSKYYVLLIITDGVLTDQQETMDALVRASDLPLSILIVGVGGADFTQMEKLDADHGVRLESSTGRIATRDIVQFVPMREVHRGSVSVVQALLEELPRQFLTYMRTRGVKPHTPTPP from the exons ATGGCTTTGAATATGGTAGTGACTTTGGCCCCCGTCTCGTCAAAGCTAAATtatgaggaggaagaggaaaaggcAAAAT CGACCGAGAGAGTCAACTCCGACGTTGACCTTATCCGTCACGACCCCGTCCGTCAAGCTGCACAGGTCGCCCGAAGCTTTTTCTCAGAAATTTCCGTACGGtttcagcagcagcagcagcaccgCTTCCAGCCAACTTTCCGGG agagagagagagagagagagagagagagagatgggggttGCTTTTCGGATGTGAAAGGAGGTCAGCAAGCGGTCGGGG CCCAACAGAGGCCCCTAGGAGGAGGGGCtgttggaggaggaggaggaggaggaggaggaggcaacaATGGCGGTTACAACGACGCCGTTGACCTCTTCTTCCGAGCTCGCGGTCAGCACGGTCTCTTCTCTCAAATTGAG TTATCCTTGTCTGCTTCAAAATTACGTGATTGTGACGCCATGTCAAAG AGTGATCCAATGGCAGTTGTGTACTTGAGGAAAACAGATGGGATGCTTGAGGAACTCGGGAGGACAGAAGTTATATTAAATAGTTTGGATCCTGCATGGATTGAAAAGATTTCTTTAGCTTATCACTTTGAGACTGTTCAGCATCTGGT GTTTCATGTATATGATGTCGACACAAAATATCACAACGTACCTGTAAAG ACGTTAAAGCTGAAGGACCAAGAGTTTATAGGAGAAGCTAGCTGTGTGCTGTCGGAG ATAGTCACAAAGCGAACTTGGAGTTTGACCCTGTCGcttcataataaaaatttacaagTAGGCTTGAGAGACCTGGGTACTCTGACCATCCGTGCTGAGGAATCTGTTGCTTCCAGGACTGCTGTTGAAATAATGTTCCGCTGCTCCCATTTGGAAAACAAAGATAAGTTTTCTAAAAGT GATCCTTTCCTGAGAATATCCAGAGTGGTTGAGTCTGGGGGTTCTCATCCTATTTGCAAAACTGAAGTTATCAACAACAACTTGAACCCCAGTTGGACGCCCCTATGTCTAAGCATGCAGCAATTTGGAAGCAAG GAGAACCCATTAGTCATTGAGTGCTTCGACTTTGATACAAGTGGGAACCATGCACTTATAGG TAAACTTCAGAAGTCCATGGCAGACTTGGAGAAACTccacaaagaaagaaatggtgCAAATTTTACTTTACCAGCTTCTCATCACAGCCATGAAAAG GTTCTCAAGAGTCAGCTTTTTGTGGATCAATTTTGTGAGAAGCAACAGTACAGCTTTCTTGATTACATATCAAGTGGTTTTGAGCTTACTTTTATGGTTGCTGTGGACTTTACAG CCTCAAATGGAAATCCCAGAAATCCAGATTCCTTGCATTATATTGATCCTTCAGGAAGATACAATTCCTACCAACAg GCTATAATGGAAGTTGGAGAAGTGATTCAATTTTATGATTCGGATAGACGGTTCACTGCATGGGGATTTGGAGGAAGGGCTTATGATGGTACTGTATCACACTGTTTTAACCTGAATGGAAGTCCCGATGGCTATGAG GTTGAAGGAGTTGAAGGCATCATGGCTGCTTATGCTGGTGCTTTGCACAATGTTTCCCTGGCAGGACCCACTTTATTTGGTCAAGTTATCAATAGGGCTGCTCAAATTGCGGGGCAATCACTTTCTTATAGCCATAGCAAATACTATGTTTTGCTCATAATAACg GATGGAGTTCTCACGGATCAACAGGAAACCATGGATGCATTAGTGAGGGCATCAGATCTTCCACTCTCAATTCTGATAGTTGGGGTTGGAGGTGCAGATTTTACACAAATGGAG AAACTTGATGCTGACCATGGAGTTAGATTGGAAAGTTCTACTGGTCGAATAGCCACAAGAGACATTGTACAGTTTGTTCCAATGCGAGAAGTACATC GTGGAAGTGTATCAGTGGTTCAAGCTCTTTTGGAGGAGCTTCCTAGACAATTCCTGACTTACATGCGGACGAGAGGCGTAAAACCACACACTCCTACACCTCCTTGA
- the LOC104431009 gene encoding uncharacterized protein LOC104431009, which yields MECNKEEAVRAKEIAEVRMRNNDFAGALRLVQKAQRLFSELENVSRMLAVCEIHCSAQTKVCGSEHDWYAILQIEKSADDITIKKQYRKFALLLHPDKNKFPGAEAAFKLIVEANRVLTDQLQRKLYDSKFRNSVQPQKPPAHQQTQYSGARRKNGTRNKSESHHNSQFPSSNPDQQGQQKTFWTSCPKCNVRYQYYKQFVNKTLRCQECKGPFTAYDFSTQGMAPGQQWSHFADQPDFSNSGFSKATPQATNGVPPPMHSADSFSGFVPLTKQKEHGEVAGSSRAKVADESVDKGAGMKEDRMPYGNAARPTGMGSQSTTGRMSSGNSGVEFGGNSENVSRNDTVGDAGTSEDVIKPSQSNSELNGAMKSQQEQRPTRKSSRLRQHTSYNDNSVGDDDFVSPPKRLRANEALDSAEAKKEEGIVEGFSNDCRSTFSIPENGINEDIKNEEVLPQEESLSGTDSGKIKPEEKRGEAVSADKHNEKSKSNSSSGLSPGLEPHFVVCADPEFSDFEKDKAPTCFAVNQVWAVYDTLDGMPRFYARIKKVFLPDFKVQITWLEADPDDQDEIDWCDNELPVACGKYRTGHTEDAVDHLMFSHQIKCLKGARRGSFLVYPRKGEIWALFKNWDIKWASEPGKCLPFKYEFVEILSDFVKDCGIKVVYLSKVKGFVCLFQRVDACKDANASFEIAPHDLYRFSHRVPSFVMTGNERRGVPAGSFELDPAALDIDDLRDTMEKKSADADVRKRVPKNSTVETSPVRRSPRALSKQR from the coding sequence ATGGAGTGCAACAAAGAGGAGGCTGTCAGGGCAAAGGAAATTGCAGAAGTGCGTATGCGAAACAATGACTTTGCAGGGGCCTTGCGCCTTGTACAGAAGGCCCAGCGTCTTTTCTCAGAGCTTGAGAACGTATCCCGAATGCTGGCTGTTTGCGAGATTCATTGTTCTGCACAGACCAAAGTTTGTGGATCTGAGCATGATTGGTATGCGATCCTACAGATTGAAAAGTCCGCTGACGACATTACTATCAAGAAGCAGTACAGAAAGTTTGCTTTGTTACTTCATccagataaaaataaatttcctggTGCTGAGGCCGCATTCAAGCTGATTGTTGAAGCAAATAGGGTATTAACAGACCAGTTGCAGAGAAAATTATACGACAGTAAGTTTAGAAATTCAGTGCAGCCACAGAAGCCTCCAGCACATCAACAAACTCAGTACTCTGGTGCCAGGAGAAAAAACGGAACCCGAAACAAATCAGAGAGCCATCATAATTCACAATTTCCAAGTTCAAACCCTGATCAGCAGGGGCAGCAGAAGACTTTCTGGACCAGCTGCCCCAAATGTAATGTAAGGTATCAGTACTACAAGCAATTTGTGAATAAAACTTTGCGTTGTCAGGAATGCAAGGGACCCTTTACTGCCTATGACTTCAGTACTCAAGGCATGGCGCCTGGACAACAGTGGAGTCATTTTGCTGACCAGCCGGATTTTTCAAATTCTGGGTTCTCAAAAGCAACTCCTCAGGCTACTAATGGAGTTCCTCCTCCTATGCACTCTGCAGACAGTTTTTCGGGATTCGTTCCGCTGACTAAACAAAAGGAGCATGGTGAGGTCGCTGGCAGTTCGAGGGCTAAGGTGGCCGATGAATCTGTTGACAAGGGAGCTGGAATGAAAGAAGATAGAATGCCCTATGGTAATGCAGCAAGACCAACAGGAATGGGTTCTCAGAGTACCACTGGCAGGATGAGCAGTGGGAATTCTGGTGTTGAATTTGGTGGGAATTCTGAGAATGTGAGTAGGAATGACACTGTTGGTGATGCTGGCACTTCAGAAGATGTAATTAAGCCTTCCCAGTCAAATTCTGAACTCAATGGAGCTATGAAATCTCAGCAAGAGCAACGTCCCACCAGGAAGTCTTCTCGCCTAAGGCAGCATACATCGTACAATGACAATTCAGTTGGTGATGACGACTTTGTCAGCCCACCAAAAAGGTTGAGGGCCAATGAGGCATTGGATTCTGCAGAAGCTAAGAAAGAGGAAGGGATTGTTGAAGGCTTCAGTAATGATTGCCGTTCAACATTTTCTATTCCTGAAAATGGCATTAATGAAgacataaaaaatgaagaagttcTTCCTCAGGAAGAAAGCTTATCTGGGACAGATTCTGGGAAAATCAAGCCtgaagagaagagaggggaaGCAGTTTCTGCAGACAAACATAATGAAAAATCTAAATCCAACAGTAGTTCTGGTTTGTCTCCTGGGCTGGAACCTCATTTTGTTGTCTGTGCTGATCCAGAGTTTAGTGATTTCGAGAAGGATAAAGCACCAACCTGTTTTGCTGTTAATCAAGTATGGGCAGTGTATGATACACTAGATGGCATGCCGAGATTTTATGCTCGGATAAAGAAAGTGTTTTTGCCTGATTTTAAGGTGCAAATCACTTGGCTAGAGGCTGATCCAGATGACCAAGATGAGATTGATTGGTGTGACAATGAGTTGCCTGTTGCTTGTGGAAAGTACAGAACTGGACACACGGAAGACGCGGTAGATCATCTCATGTTCTCTCACCAGATCAAGTGTCTCAAGGGGGCTCGTAGAGGCTCTTTTCTGGTATATCCTAGAAAAGGGGAGATTTGGGCCCTTTTTAAGAACTGGGATATAAAATGGGCCTCCGAACCAGGGAAATGTCTTCCTTTCAAGTATGAATTTGTGGAGATCCTCTCAGATTTTGTCAAGGACTGTGGCATTAAGGTTGTGTATTTGAGCAAGGTGAAAGGCTTTGTTTGCTTGTTTCAGCGAGTAGATGCATGTAAAGATGCAAATGCCTCATTTGAAATAGCTCCACATGATTTGTACCGATTTTCTCATCGAGTTCCATCATTCGTGATGACTGGCAATGAAAGACGAGGTGTTCCTGCTGGATCTTTTGAACTCGATCCTGCAGCTTTAGATATTGATGATCTCAGAGATACTATGGAGAAGAAAAGTGCTGATGCTGATGTAAGGAAGCGCGTGCCTAAAAATTCTACAGTAGAGACTTCACCCGTAAGGAGGTCGCCAAGGGCTTTAAGCAAACAGCGGTAG